The Xanthomonas sp. DAR 34887 genome has a segment encoding these proteins:
- a CDS encoding aminotransferase class I/II-fold pyridoxal phosphate-dependent enzyme, giving the protein MIELERKPFKERLAHQYETYVKELEAGYMVGRQGFGPVDRRMKYKELNSEVFNEVLVFGSNSYLGLSNDPYVKRKVIEAVELYGIGSGGSPAFSGYTKQHRDLELRLAKLAEHEDAVLLPGGYMANLCWVAGLMNRNDVIVYDKNSHASVINAIKMAGVPFYTFDPDELDGFERILERIKSKAKPGAQIFSTVEGVRSVDGLIIDLKKYIEICKRHDVITILDDAHGLGTVGRNGRGTLEHLDLLGQVDLRMSTCSKAIGAQGAFVSGSNEHIFLLRNFSYPYLFTSGLAQPTIAAISAALDVMEREPQRIENLHANVRYIQDRLEAAGMRIARGESGIVPVFFGEDGAVRRLNKELYRRGLFANIMEYPMVPPGAERLRLSVMATHTREEIDAAVDLITSTAREMGLL; this is encoded by the coding sequence TTGATCGAACTCGAACGCAAGCCTTTCAAAGAGCGGCTCGCGCACCAGTACGAAACTTATGTGAAAGAGCTGGAAGCGGGGTACATGGTCGGCCGCCAGGGCTTCGGTCCGGTCGATCGCCGCATGAAGTACAAGGAACTCAACAGCGAAGTCTTCAATGAAGTGCTGGTGTTCGGTTCCAATAGCTATCTGGGCCTGTCGAACGATCCCTATGTGAAGCGCAAAGTGATCGAGGCGGTCGAGCTGTATGGCATTGGCAGCGGTGGGTCGCCTGCATTCTCCGGTTACACCAAGCAGCATCGCGACCTGGAACTTCGGCTGGCCAAGCTGGCCGAACACGAAGATGCGGTGCTGTTGCCTGGCGGCTACATGGCCAATCTGTGTTGGGTCGCCGGCCTGATGAACCGCAACGACGTGATCGTCTACGACAAGAACAGCCACGCCAGCGTGATCAATGCGATCAAGATGGCCGGCGTTCCGTTCTATACCTTCGATCCGGACGAACTCGACGGCTTCGAGAGGATTCTCGAGCGGATCAAGTCCAAGGCCAAGCCGGGCGCGCAGATCTTCTCTACGGTCGAGGGCGTGCGCTCGGTCGACGGTCTGATCATCGATCTGAAGAAGTATATCGAGATCTGCAAGCGCCACGACGTGATCACCATCCTCGACGATGCCCACGGTCTGGGTACGGTCGGCCGCAACGGGCGCGGCACGCTGGAGCATCTGGATCTGCTCGGCCAGGTCGACCTGCGCATGTCCACCTGCAGCAAGGCGATCGGTGCGCAGGGCGCGTTCGTGTCGGGCAGCAACGAGCATATCTTCCTGCTGCGCAATTTTTCGTATCCGTACCTGTTCACTTCCGGCCTGGCGCAGCCGACGATCGCCGCGATCTCGGCCGCGCTCGACGTGATGGAGCGCGAGCCGCAGCGCATCGAGAACCTGCATGCCAATGTCCGCTACATCCAGGATCGCCTGGAGGCGGCCGGCATGCGCATCGCCCGCGGCGAATCAGGAATCGTGCCGGTGTTCTTCGGCGAGGACGGCGCAGTCAGGCGATTGAACAAGGAACTGTACCGTCGCGGGCTGTTCGCCAACATCATGGAATACCCGATGGTCCCGCCGGGTGCCGAGCGCCTGCGCTTGTCGGTGATGGCCACGCACACGCGAGAAGAGATCGATGCCGCCGTCGATCTCATCACCTCGACCGCGCGCGAGATGGGGTTGCTCTAA
- a CDS encoding NAD-dependent epimerase/dehydratase family protein, translating to MTVFVTGGNGFVGLNIVSALVAAGHRVTAIVRPDSNTKYLEPFGVQIVRGDLGDVDALSQAMRGAEAVIHTAGNTSCKWSDLPILQAANVHSTRNVVDAALRNGVRRLVYTSTTSTVGAFDDASRVADETVPLTGYRRRSPYAATKQQAERVVLEANARGLETIVLNPAEVVGAYDHNLQWGRLLIAAHYDQLPFSPPGGASYCSAADVGRAHVSALSHGRPGERYLLGGDNIRIARFLNVIGEVLEKPLRIPKANYRWLRLKTTLQERRFPFVPGRPAVEAYRMRVMGCTYYFDSSKAQRELGYRSAPIDTMVRDSAEWYRRNGFFG from the coding sequence ATGACTGTATTCGTCACGGGCGGCAATGGCTTCGTCGGTCTCAACATCGTCTCTGCGCTGGTCGCCGCCGGGCATCGCGTCACCGCCATCGTGCGGCCGGACTCGAACACGAAGTACCTGGAGCCGTTCGGTGTGCAGATCGTCCGTGGCGATCTGGGCGATGTGGATGCGTTGTCGCAGGCCATGCGCGGCGCGGAGGCGGTGATTCATACGGCCGGCAACACCAGTTGCAAGTGGAGCGATCTGCCGATATTGCAGGCGGCCAACGTGCACAGCACGCGCAACGTCGTCGATGCGGCCTTGCGCAATGGCGTGCGCCGGCTGGTGTACACCAGCACCACATCGACGGTGGGCGCTTTCGACGACGCCTCGCGCGTCGCCGACGAAACCGTGCCGCTCACCGGCTACCGCAGGCGCAGCCCGTATGCGGCGACCAAACAGCAAGCCGAGCGCGTGGTGCTCGAGGCCAATGCGCGCGGCCTGGAGACGATTGTGCTCAATCCGGCGGAAGTGGTCGGCGCCTACGACCACAACCTGCAGTGGGGACGCTTGTTGATCGCTGCGCACTACGACCAGCTCCCCTTCAGTCCGCCGGGTGGTGCGAGCTATTGTTCCGCGGCCGATGTGGGGCGCGCGCATGTCAGTGCGTTGTCCCATGGACGGCCCGGAGAGCGCTATCTGTTGGGAGGGGACAACATTCGCATCGCTCGCTTCCTAAACGTGATTGGCGAAGTGCTGGAAAAGCCGCTGCGTATTCCGAAGGCGAATTACCGCTGGTTGCGTCTGAAGACCACCCTGCAGGAGCGCCGGTTCCCGTTCGTCCCTGGCCGGCCCGCGGTCGAGGCGTACCGGATGCGCGTGATGGGATGTACGTATTACTTCGATTCGAGCAAGGCCCAGCGCGAGCTCGGCTACCGTTCCGCGCCGATCGACACGATGGTTCGCGACAGCGCGGAGTGGTACAGGCGCAACGGATTTTTCGGCTAG
- a CDS encoding acyl carrier protein: protein MNVYAEVLSAINEIKRTGFTVDTVEPDFYLGGDLGVDSREMLEIWYELEQRLSVRVADSDKRDRYTLQDVVDVLSAQLNTRALVA, encoded by the coding sequence ATGAACGTGTACGCAGAAGTGCTGTCCGCCATCAATGAGATCAAACGCACCGGGTTCACCGTCGATACGGTGGAGCCGGACTTCTATCTGGGAGGCGATCTGGGCGTGGATTCGCGGGAAATGCTGGAGATCTGGTATGAGCTGGAGCAGCGCCTGAGCGTGCGTGTCGCCGATTCGGACAAGCGCGACCGCTATACGCTGCAGGACGTCGTCGACGTGCTGAGCGCGCAGCTCAATACCCGCGCGCTCGTCGCCTGA
- the fabD gene encoding ACP S-malonyltransferase, which produces MTTVWVFPGQGSQHKGMGGELFARYPELVAQADAVLGYSLRELCLEDPGGLLNQTEYTQPALFAVSALAFLQARDEGEVVPPIFAGHSLGEFAALFAAGAFDFATGIELVAKRGALMAQAPRGAMAAIIGPDLARVRTILGQSGLSGIDIANINSDSQHVISGLHEDIDRCEPVFAEAGARFVRLRVSAAFHSRYMREVESAYAEFVGQLSEQGRLHPLRADVVSNRSARPHAREAWLPKLIEQISHPVNWYESMSWLLARGEVALREIGPGDVLSGLFSKIRKAPMILTAAARPVPIAPKPRIVFMYSGQGSQYYGMGRELYARNAAFRQAMDACNAIYREMTSRDLVAELYDEANKRREMTDIGLSHPAIFSIGYGLTQAMAHAGIRPDAVLGYSLGEYAASVAAGTLSHEHAMRTVIRQAGVFSSEAAGGGMLTVMAPVGHFHSHPELYRDTVIGSVNFDGNFVVSGNRAAIDDTRRRLDAQAVVSMSLPVEYPFHSPLLAPIEGAFLRMFDGVPISVPSIAQYSSATAGRLERVVPAHYWKVTSQMVDFRAAIAAIAAEGPCRFVDLGPTGTLSGFIKYGYGDRLEQIATINQFGRNAETVAGAIDKLAA; this is translated from the coding sequence ATGACGACGGTGTGGGTGTTTCCCGGGCAGGGTTCGCAGCACAAAGGCATGGGCGGCGAGTTGTTCGCGCGCTATCCGGAGTTGGTCGCGCAGGCCGATGCGGTGCTGGGCTATTCCTTGCGCGAGCTATGCCTGGAGGATCCGGGCGGCTTGCTCAACCAGACGGAGTACACCCAGCCGGCGCTGTTCGCGGTGTCCGCGCTGGCGTTTCTGCAGGCGCGCGACGAGGGCGAGGTGGTGCCGCCGATCTTCGCCGGTCACAGCCTCGGCGAATTCGCCGCGCTGTTTGCTGCGGGCGCATTCGATTTCGCGACCGGGATCGAATTGGTCGCCAAGCGCGGCGCCTTGATGGCGCAGGCGCCACGCGGCGCCATGGCGGCGATCATCGGGCCGGATCTGGCGCGCGTGCGCACGATCCTGGGTCAATCGGGATTGAGCGGCATCGATATCGCGAACATCAATTCCGACAGTCAGCACGTCATCTCGGGTCTGCACGAGGATATCGATCGCTGCGAGCCGGTGTTTGCCGAGGCAGGGGCGCGCTTCGTGCGCTTGAGGGTCAGCGCGGCCTTCCATTCGCGCTATATGCGCGAGGTCGAGAGCGCCTACGCCGAGTTCGTCGGGCAGCTGTCCGAGCAGGGCCGCCTGCATCCGCTGCGCGCCGATGTCGTTTCCAATCGCAGCGCCCGCCCGCATGCGCGTGAGGCGTGGTTGCCGAAGTTGATCGAGCAGATCAGCCATCCGGTGAACTGGTACGAATCCATGTCGTGGCTGCTCGCGCGGGGCGAGGTCGCGTTGCGGGAAATCGGACCGGGCGATGTACTGAGCGGCTTGTTCTCGAAGATCCGCAAAGCGCCGATGATCTTGACCGCCGCCGCGAGGCCGGTGCCCATCGCGCCGAAGCCGCGCATCGTCTTCATGTACTCGGGACAGGGCTCGCAGTACTACGGCATGGGCCGAGAGCTGTATGCACGGAACGCCGCGTTCCGGCAGGCGATGGACGCTTGCAATGCCATTTATCGGGAGATGACCTCGCGCGATCTCGTCGCCGAGCTTTACGACGAAGCGAACAAACGACGTGAGATGACCGATATCGGCCTGTCGCATCCGGCCATCTTCAGCATCGGCTACGGCCTCACCCAGGCGATGGCGCATGCCGGCATTCGTCCGGACGCCGTGCTCGGCTACAGCCTGGGCGAGTACGCCGCCTCGGTCGCGGCGGGAACGCTGTCGCACGAGCACGCGATGCGCACCGTGATCCGCCAGGCCGGGGTGTTCAGCAGTGAGGCCGCCGGCGGCGGCATGCTCACCGTAATGGCGCCGGTCGGGCATTTCCACAGCCATCCCGAGCTCTACCGCGACACCGTGATCGGCAGCGTCAATTTCGACGGCAACTTCGTCGTCAGCGGTAATCGTGCGGCCATCGACGACACCCGGCGCAGGCTGGATGCCCAGGCCGTCGTCTCGATGAGCCTGCCGGTCGAATATCCGTTCCATTCGCCCCTGCTCGCGCCGATCGAGGGGGCGTTCCTGCGCATGTTCGATGGCGTGCCGATCTCGGTGCCGTCCATCGCGCAGTACTCCTCCGCGACCGCCGGTCGCCTGGAGCGGGTCGTACCGGCGCATTACTGGAAGGTGACCAGCCAGATGGTGGATTTCCGCGCCGCGATCGCCGCGATCGCCGCCGAAGGGCCGTGTCGCTTCGTCGATCTCGGCCCCACCGGCACGCTGTCGGGGTTCATCAAATACGGTTATGGCGATCGCCTGGAACAGATCGCCACGATCAATCAGTTCGGACGCAACGCGGAAACCGTCGCTGGCGCGATCGACAAGCTCGCGGCCTGA